The Mesorhizobium sp. NBSH29 genome has a segment encoding these proteins:
- a CDS encoding IlvD/Edd family dehydratase, translating into MADAGSTKKRFRSQEWFDNPHNPGMTALYLERYLNFGLTRDELQSGKPLIGIAQTGSDLSPCNRHHIELAKRVRSGIEAAGGVAFEFPCHPIQETGKRPTAALDRNLAYLSLVEVLYGYPLDGVVLTIGCDKTTPAMLMAAATVNIPAIALSVGPMLNGWHRGERTGSGTIVWKSRERLSAGEITYDEFMDIVASSAPSVGYCNTMGTATTMNSLAEALGMQLPGSAAIPAPYRERGQISYETGKRIVGMVHEDLKPSDIMTREAFENAIVVNSAIGGSTNAPIHLNAIARHLGVPLDNDDWQKIGHHVPLLVNLQPAGEYLGEDYHHAGGVPAVVAELMKENLLPHPNAATVNGRSIGENCAKVENLNPQVILPVSAPLKEHAGFLNLRGNLFDSAIMKTSVISPDFRSRYLSNPADPEAFEGSAMVFEGPEDYHARIEDPALGIDEHTILFIRGTGPVGYPGGAEVVNMQPPAALIKRGIHALPCIGDGRQSGTSGSPSILNASPEAAVGGGLALLRTGDRVRIDLKKGSADILISDEELAERRETLARNGGFAYAEHQTPWQEIQRGMVGQLAEGMVLEPAVKYQRVAQTKGIPRDNH; encoded by the coding sequence ATGGCCGACGCAGGCTCAACTAAAAAAAGATTTCGCTCGCAGGAGTGGTTCGACAACCCGCATAATCCCGGCATGACCGCGCTGTACCTTGAGCGCTATCTGAATTTCGGGCTGACACGCGATGAGTTGCAATCGGGCAAGCCGCTGATCGGCATCGCGCAGACGGGCTCTGATCTTTCTCCCTGCAACCGGCACCATATCGAACTGGCCAAGCGTGTGCGTTCGGGCATCGAGGCCGCAGGCGGCGTGGCATTCGAGTTTCCCTGCCATCCGATCCAGGAAACAGGCAAGCGCCCAACGGCCGCACTTGATCGCAACCTTGCCTATCTCAGCCTTGTCGAAGTTCTCTACGGCTACCCGCTTGATGGCGTGGTGCTGACCATTGGCTGCGACAAGACCACACCGGCCATGCTGATGGCGGCTGCCACCGTCAACATTCCGGCCATTGCTCTGTCTGTCGGCCCCATGCTGAATGGCTGGCACCGTGGCGAGCGCACCGGTTCGGGCACCATCGTGTGGAAATCACGCGAACGGCTGTCTGCCGGCGAAATTACCTATGATGAATTCATGGATATTGTGGCCTCCTCGGCTCCATCGGTCGGTTATTGCAACACGATGGGCACTGCCACGACGATGAACTCGCTGGCTGAGGCGCTCGGCATGCAGTTGCCGGGCTCTGCCGCCATTCCCGCCCCGTACCGCGAGCGCGGGCAGATTTCCTACGAGACTGGCAAGCGCATCGTCGGCATGGTGCATGAAGACCTCAAGCCATCCGACATCATGACGCGCGAGGCGTTTGAAAACGCGATTGTCGTCAACTCCGCCATAGGCGGCTCGACCAATGCGCCCATCCATCTCAACGCGATTGCGCGCCATCTTGGTGTGCCTCTGGACAATGATGACTGGCAGAAGATCGGCCATCATGTGCCGCTTCTGGTCAACCTTCAGCCAGCGGGCGAATATCTTGGTGAAGATTATCATCATGCTGGCGGTGTGCCGGCGGTGGTTGCCGAATTGATGAAAGAGAACCTGTTGCCGCATCCGAATGCGGCAACCGTCAATGGCAGGTCGATTGGCGAAAACTGCGCCAAGGTCGAGAACCTCAATCCGCAAGTCATCCTGCCTGTCTCAGCACCGTTGAAAGAACATGCAGGCTTCCTCAATCTGAGGGGCAATCTGTTCGACAGCGCCATCATGAAGACCAGCGTCATCTCGCCGGACTTCCGCAGCCGCTATCTGTCGAACCCCGCAGACCCGGAAGCTTTCGAGGGGTCCGCCATGGTGTTTGAAGGGCCGGAAGATTACCACGCACGCATCGAAGACCCGGCGCTTGGCATTGATGAGCATACGATCCTGTTCATCCGCGGCACCGGGCCGGTTGGTTATCCAGGCGGCGCGGAAGTTGTGAACATGCAGCCGCCGGCAGCGCTGATCAAGCGCGGCATCCATGCCCTGCCCTGCATTGGTGATGGCCGCCAGTCCGGCACGTCTGGTTCGCCGTCGATCCTCAACGCTTCACCTGAGGCTGCGGTGGGCGGAGGACTGGCCTTGCTGCGCACTGGCGACCGTGTGCGCATCGACCTGAAAAAGGGTTCGGCCGACATCCTGATCTCTGACGAGGAACTGGCCGAGCGCCGCGAAACGCTGGCCAGGAATGGCGGCTTTGCCTATGCCGAGCACCAGACGCCGTGGCAGGAAATCCAGCGCGGTATGGTTGGGCAACTGGCCGAGGGCATGGTGCTGGAGCCGGCGGTCAAATATCAGCGCGTCGCACAGACCAAGGGCATTCCACGCGACAATCACTGA
- a CDS encoding formate dehydrogenase subunit delta, which yields MSHDEMHRASTAEKLVRMANQIATFFLSKPHEQGVAGVAEHINKFWDPRMRRQFFELIEAGGEGFLPLVIEAVPGIRAPNAPEQGGVGGGDEANAGAPGGKGTAAGEAKAEIAATQG from the coding sequence ATGTCGCATGATGAGATGCACCGTGCCAGCACGGCTGAAAAACTGGTGCGCATGGCCAACCAGATTGCCACTTTCTTTCTGTCCAAGCCGCATGAGCAAGGTGTTGCGGGCGTGGCTGAACATATCAATAAATTCTGGGACCCAAGGATGCGCCGCCAGTTCTTTGAACTGATCGAGGCCGGCGGCGAGGGTTTTCTGCCGCTCGTCATCGAAGCCGTGCCCGGCATTCGTGCGCCCAACGCGCCTGAGCAGGGCGGTGTGGGCGGCGGTGATGAAGCCAATGCCGGTGCACCCGGCGGCAAAGGCACCGCTGCCGGCGAGGCCAAGGCCGAGATTGCCGCGACGCAGGGTTGA
- the fdhD gene encoding formate dehydrogenase accessory sulfurtransferase FdhD, whose translation MKYPLTSTSRIARRKGKTFTAERMVPEETPVAFSYAGTTHAVMMASPADFEDFALGFSLTEGIIAAADEVESIIVQDQGAGIDIQIRLKDQANTRFEARRRRLAGPVGCGLCGIESIEEAMRDVAPVEGSSLTLSADDIVQAVKLLARQQPMHAETGAVHAAGFYVPGAGVIVVREDVGRHNALDKLSGALNKMGVAGTSGAVVVTSRVSVEMVQKTAAIGAAFIIAVSAPTALAIRTAQACGMTLVALVRGDEFDIFAGADRVDTGVTQHVA comes from the coding sequence ATGAAGTATCCCCTCACCTCCACCAGCCGCATTGCCCGGCGCAAGGGCAAGACCTTTACCGCTGAGCGCATGGTGCCGGAGGAAACGCCGGTGGCGTTTTCCTATGCTGGCACCACACATGCGGTGATGATGGCCTCGCCGGCAGATTTTGAAGATTTCGCGCTTGGCTTCTCACTGACCGAAGGCATCATCGCGGCAGCGGATGAGGTGGAGAGCATCATTGTGCAGGATCAGGGCGCGGGCATCGACATCCAGATCCGCCTGAAGGACCAGGCCAATACACGGTTCGAGGCACGGCGACGCCGGCTTGCCGGGCCTGTTGGCTGCGGGCTTTGCGGCATTGAATCCATCGAAGAAGCCATGCGCGATGTCGCCCCTGTCGAGGGATCGTCGCTCACGCTTTCAGCGGATGATATTGTGCAGGCGGTAAAGCTGCTTGCGCGCCAGCAGCCCATGCATGCCGAGACCGGTGCAGTACATGCTGCCGGCTTTTATGTTCCCGGCGCGGGCGTGATTGTCGTGCGCGAGGATGTCGGGCGTCACAACGCGCTCGACAAGCTTTCAGGGGCTTTGAATAAAATGGGCGTTGCCGGCACAAGCGGCGCAGTGGTGGTGACCAGCCGCGTTTCGGTGGAAATGGTGCAGAAGACAGCCGCCATCGGCGCGGCCTTCATCATCGCGGTTTCAGCGCCCACCGCACTTGCCATCCGCACCGCGCAAGCCTGCGGCATGACGCTTGTCGCTCTGGTACGCGGCGACGAATTTGATATTTTCGCCGGTGCTGACCGGGTCGATACTGGAGTGACGCAACATGTCGCATGA
- the fdhF gene encoding formate dehydrogenase subunit alpha, whose translation MGLIHEIDFGTPASRSEKQVTLNVDGFDVTVPEGTSIMRASMEAGIAIPKLCATDMVDAFGSCRLCLVEIEGRNGTPSSCTTPVSQGMVVKTQTGRLKDIRRGVMELYISDHPLDCLTCAANGDCELQDMAGVVGLRDVRYGYEGENHVFKKQGGAENFRYMPKDESNPYFTYDPSKCIVCSRCVRACEEVQGTFALTIEGRGFESRVSPGMHQDFISSECVSCGACVQACPTATLTEKSVIEIGQPEHSVVTTCAYCGVGCSFKAEMRGDELVRMVPYKDGKANRGHSCVKGRFAYGYSTHKDRILNPMVREKITDPWREVTWEEAFSHVAKEFRRIQYQYGRGAVGGITSSRCTNEETYLVQKLVRQGFGNNNVDTCARVCHSPTGYGLGQTFGTSAGTQDFDSVEHTDVVLIIGANPTDGHPVFASRLKKRLRAGAKLIVVDPRRTDIVRSAHVEASHHLPLKPGTNVAVLTALAHVIVTEGLFDEAFIRERCDWDEFQDWASFVALPENSPETVGTLSGVDPEEIRGAARLFATGGNGAIYYGLGVTEHSQGSTTVIAIANLAMVTGNIGRQGVGVNPLRGQNNVQGACDMGSFPHELPGYRHVSGDAVRDIYDSLWGVKLDNEPGLRIPNMLDAAVDGTFKGIYIQGEDILQSDPDTKHVSAGLEAMECVVVHDLFLNETANYAHVFLPGSTFLEKDGTFTNAERRINRVRKVMAPKNGLADWEVTQKIAQEMGLSWAYQHPSEIMDEIAQTTPSFANVSYAYLEKMGSVQWPCNDSAPLGTPIMHIDGFVRGKGKFIRTEYVATDERTGPRFPLLLTTGRTLSQYNVGAQTRRTANVVWHDEDRLEIHPHDAENRGLRDGDWVRIASRAGETTLRALITDRVAPGVVYTTFHHPDTQANVITTDYSDWATNCPEYKVTAVQISPSNGPSEWQTEYNEQARQSRRIEGKLVAAE comes from the coding sequence ATGGGCCTGATCCACGAAATAGATTTTGGTACGCCGGCTTCCAGGTCTGAAAAGCAGGTGACGCTGAATGTTGACGGTTTTGATGTGACGGTGCCGGAGGGCACCTCCATCATGCGCGCTTCGATGGAAGCTGGCATCGCCATTCCAAAACTCTGCGCCACCGATATGGTGGATGCGTTCGGCTCTTGCCGCTTGTGTCTTGTCGAGATTGAGGGGCGCAATGGCACGCCCTCTTCCTGCACCACTCCTGTATCGCAAGGCATGGTGGTCAAAACCCAGACGGGCCGTTTGAAAGACATCCGTCGCGGCGTGATGGAGCTTTATATTTCCGACCATCCGCTCGACTGCCTGACCTGCGCTGCAAATGGTGATTGCGAATTGCAGGATATGGCCGGCGTGGTGGGCCTGCGCGATGTGCGCTACGGCTATGAGGGCGAAAACCACGTCTTCAAGAAACAGGGCGGGGCAGAAAACTTCCGCTATATGCCGAAGGATGAATCCAACCCCTATTTCACCTATGACCCTTCGAAATGCATTGTCTGCTCGCGCTGCGTGCGGGCCTGCGAGGAAGTTCAGGGAACCTTCGCGCTGACCATTGAGGGGCGCGGCTTTGAGAGCCGGGTGTCGCCCGGCATGCATCAGGATTTCATCTCGTCTGAATGCGTGTCTTGCGGTGCTTGCGTGCAGGCCTGCCCGACCGCAACACTGACAGAAAAATCGGTCATCGAGATCGGCCAGCCCGAGCATTCGGTGGTGACCACTTGCGCCTATTGCGGCGTGGGCTGCTCGTTCAAGGCCGAAATGCGCGGCGATGAGCTTGTGCGCATGGTTCCCTACAAGGATGGCAAGGCCAATCGCGGCCATTCCTGCGTGAAGGGCCGCTTCGCCTATGGCTATTCCACCCATAAGGACCGCATCCTCAACCCGATGGTGCGCGAGAAAATTACCGACCCCTGGCGCGAAGTGACATGGGAAGAAGCGTTCAGCCATGTCGCCAAGGAATTCCGCCGCATCCAGTATCAATATGGACGCGGTGCGGTTGGCGGCATCACCTCATCGCGCTGCACCAATGAAGAAACCTATCTTGTGCAGAAGCTGGTGCGGCAGGGTTTTGGCAACAACAATGTCGATACCTGTGCGCGCGTTTGCCACTCGCCGACCGGCTACGGACTTGGCCAGACATTTGGCACATCGGCCGGAACGCAGGATTTCGATTCCGTTGAACATACCGATGTTGTGCTGATCATCGGTGCGAACCCGACTGATGGGCATCCGGTATTTGCCTCACGCCTTAAAAAGCGCTTGCGCGCCGGTGCCAAGCTGATCGTGGTTGATCCACGCCGCACCGACATTGTGCGTTCGGCCCATGTGGAGGCCAGCCACCATCTGCCGCTGAAGCCCGGCACCAATGTTGCGGTTCTCACCGCGCTTGCGCATGTGATCGTGACCGAGGGCCTGTTCGACGAAGCCTTCATTCGCGAGCGCTGCGACTGGGATGAGTTTCAGGATTGGGCGTCGTTTGTGGCGCTGCCTGAAAACAGCCCAGAGACTGTCGGCACATTGTCTGGCGTTGATCCGGAAGAAATCCGCGGTGCAGCAAGGCTCTTTGCCACGGGCGGCAATGGCGCGATCTATTACGGGCTCGGCGTGACCGAACACAGCCAGGGATCGACCACGGTTATTGCCATTGCAAACCTTGCCATGGTCACCGGCAATATTGGTCGTCAGGGTGTTGGCGTGAACCCGCTGCGCGGCCAGAACAATGTTCAGGGCGCGTGCGATATGGGCTCCTTCCCGCACGAGCTTCCCGGCTATCGTCACGTTTCAGGTGACGCCGTGCGCGATATCTATGACAGTCTTTGGGGCGTGAAGCTGGACAATGAGCCGGGCCTGCGCATTCCCAACATGCTGGATGCGGCTGTCGATGGCACGTTCAAAGGCATCTACATTCAGGGCGAGGATATTTTGCAATCCGACCCCGACACCAAGCATGTGTCTGCCGGGTTGGAAGCGATGGAATGCGTCGTGGTGCACGACCTTTTTCTCAACGAGACAGCCAATTACGCGCATGTGTTTTTGCCGGGTTCGACCTTCCTCGAAAAGGACGGCACCTTCACCAATGCTGAACGCCGCATCAACCGCGTGCGCAAGGTGATGGCGCCCAAGAACGGCCTGGCTGATTGGGAAGTGACGCAGAAGATTGCCCAGGAAATGGGCCTTTCATGGGCTTATCAGCATCCATCCGAAATCATGGACGAGATTGCCCAGACCACGCCAAGTTTTGCCAATGTTTCTTACGCCTATCTGGAGAAAATGGGCTCGGTGCAGTGGCCTTGTAATGATAGCGCGCCGCTGGGCACGCCGATCATGCATATTGATGGCTTCGTGCGCGGGAAGGGCAAGTTCATCCGCACTGAATATGTCGCCACTGACGAGCGGACCGGGCCACGCTTCCCGCTGCTTCTCACCACCGGACGCACGCTGTCGCAGTATAATGTCGGCGCGCAGACACGGCGCACCGCCAATGTGGTGTGGCACGATGAGGACCGGCTGGAGATCCATCCGCATGACGCCGAAAATCGCGGGTTGCGAGATGGCGACTGGGTGCGGATTGCCAGCCGTGCTGGCGAGACGACCTTGCGCGCACTGATTACAGACCGCGTTGCGCCGGGCGTGGTTTACACCACGTTCCATCACCCCGACACGCAGGCCAATGTCATCACCACCGATTATTCCGATTGGGCCACCAATTGCCCGGAATACAAGGTGACTGCCGTGCAAATCTCGCCTTCGAACGGCCCGAGTGAATGGCAGACGGAATATAATGAACAGGCCCGCCAGAGCCGGCGTATCGAAGGCAAATTGGTGGCGGCGGAGTAG
- a CDS encoding formate dehydrogenase beta subunit — MTATIYIPGDSGAIAVGADKVAAAISAEIAARGLDARLVRNGSRGLYWLEPMVEIDTGAGRVAFGPVKPRDVARLIDTGFANAQAHPLFLGDPEKLPFLARQTRLTFARCGITDPLSLDDYRAHGGLRGLTHAVSMTPADIVAQVTDSGLRGRGGAGFPTGIKWNTVLGAEADRKYIVCNADEGDSGTFADRMIMEGDPFVLIEGMAIAGIAVGATKGFIYIRSEYPHAIAAMKAAIMIARREGVLGVNVLGSPNAFDMEVRVGAGAYVCGEETSLLNSLEGKRGVVRSKPPLPALQGLFGKPTVVNNVISLASVPIIMDRGAAFYKDFGMGRSRGTIPIQIAGNVKHGGLFEAAFGLSLGEIINDIAGGTATGRPVKAVQVGGPLGAYFPQSLFDTPFDYEAFAARDGLIGHAGIVVFDETADMLKQARFAMEFCAIESCGKCTPCRIGSTRGVETLDQIGAGIEPEKNLALVSDLCNTMKFGSLCALGGFTPYPVMSAINHFPDDFAPRVLAEAAE; from the coding sequence GTGACCGCCACAATCTACATTCCCGGCGATTCCGGTGCCATTGCCGTTGGCGCAGACAAGGTTGCTGCCGCCATCAGCGCTGAGATTGCAGCCCGCGGGCTTGATGCGCGCCTCGTGCGCAATGGTTCGCGCGGGCTCTATTGGCTGGAGCCGATGGTTGAGATCGACACCGGCGCTGGCCGCGTGGCGTTTGGACCGGTGAAACCAAGGGATGTTGCGAGGCTTATTGATACGGGCTTTGCAAATGCACAAGCGCATCCGCTTTTTCTGGGTGATCCTGAAAAGCTGCCTTTTCTCGCCCGGCAAACGCGGCTGACTTTCGCGCGCTGCGGCATTACCGATCCGCTTTCGCTGGATGATTATCGTGCGCATGGCGGTTTGCGCGGATTGACCCATGCGGTGTCGATGACGCCAGCCGATATTGTGGCCCAGGTCACGGATTCGGGTCTGCGCGGGCGTGGCGGCGCCGGCTTTCCGACCGGCATCAAATGGAACACGGTTCTTGGCGCTGAGGCGGACCGCAAATACATTGTCTGCAACGCCGATGAGGGTGACAGCGGCACTTTTGCCGACCGGATGATCATGGAGGGTGACCCCTTTGTGCTGATTGAAGGCATGGCGATTGCCGGCATCGCCGTTGGGGCGACCAAGGGCTTCATCTATATCCGCTCGGAATATCCGCACGCGATTGCGGCAATGAAAGCGGCAATCATGATTGCGCGGCGCGAGGGGGTTCTGGGCGTCAATGTTTTGGGCTCACCCAACGCGTTTGATATGGAAGTGCGCGTCGGGGCTGGCGCTTATGTGTGCGGCGAGGAAACCTCCCTCCTCAACAGCCTTGAAGGCAAGCGCGGCGTGGTGCGGTCAAAGCCGCCGCTGCCTGCATTGCAGGGCCTGTTTGGGAAGCCAACCGTCGTCAACAATGTCATTTCGCTGGCTTCGGTGCCGATCATCATGGATCGCGGTGCTGCCTTCTACAAGGATTTCGGCATGGGCCGCTCGCGCGGCACTATCCCAATCCAGATCGCTGGCAATGTGAAACATGGTGGGCTGTTTGAGGCGGCCTTCGGGCTTTCGCTGGGCGAAATCATCAACGACATCGCAGGCGGCACCGCGACCGGACGGCCCGTCAAAGCGGTGCAGGTGGGCGGGCCGTTGGGGGCCTATTTCCCGCAATCGCTGTTCGACACGCCATTTGACTATGAAGCCTTTGCCGCACGCGACGGGTTGATCGGCCATGCCGGCATCGTTGTCTTTGACGAGACAGCCGACATGCTGAAACAGGCGCGCTTTGCGATGGAATTCTGTGCCATTGAAAGCTGCGGAAAATGCACGCCATGCCGCATCGGCTCGACGCGCGGCGTGGAAACGCTCGACCAGATTGGCGCTGGTATCGAGCCGGAAAAAAACCTCGCTCTGGTCAGCGATCTTTGCAACACGATGAAGTTTGGTTCGCTCTGCGCCTTGGGCGGGTTCACGCCCTACCCGGTCATGAGCGCCATCAATCATTTCCCCGACGATTTTGCGCCGCGGGTATTGGCGGAGGCGGCTGAGTGA
- a CDS encoding formate dehydrogenase subunit gamma produces MTMQPAGTETAIRAAEIVQEFKGVEGPLLPILHALQHEFGHVPQVALPAIAHGLNISNAEVHGVVSFYHDYRSKPAGRHVLKVCRAEACQSMGGEALAAQLSQALGIGFHETSADGSVTLEPIYCLGLCACAPAVMLDGQVMGRVDQDAFDAIIEEVRA; encoded by the coding sequence ATGACCATGCAGCCTGCAGGTACCGAGACCGCTATACGGGCGGCTGAAATTGTCCAGGAATTCAAGGGCGTTGAAGGGCCTTTGCTGCCCATTTTGCATGCGCTGCAGCATGAGTTTGGCCATGTGCCGCAGGTGGCACTTCCTGCGATTGCGCATGGGCTCAACATTTCCAATGCTGAAGTGCATGGCGTGGTGAGCTTCTATCATGATTATAGATCAAAACCTGCTGGCCGGCATGTGCTGAAGGTCTGCCGCGCGGAAGCCTGCCAGTCGATGGGTGGCGAGGCGCTTGCAGCACAGCTTTCACAGGCGCTTGGTATCGGCTTTCACGAGACATCTGCTGATGGTTCGGTGACGCTGGAACCCATTTATTGCCTCGGGCTGTGCGCCTGTGCGCCGGCTGTCATGCTGGACGGGCAGGTGATGGGCCGCGTCGATCAGGACGCTTTTGACGCGATCATCGAGGAGGTGCGCGCGTGA
- a CDS encoding LysR family transcriptional regulator, whose amino-acid sequence MIDRLEFFIALAREQHFGRAAETLGVTQPTLSAAIKQLEDQLGVMLVLRGSRFQGLTQEGEQVLVWARRITSDTRTMREEMRAARHGLSGRIRIAAIPTALAMLPRLTTPFREKHPGVTFSILSRTSIEVLSLLGNFDIDAGITYLDNEPLGRVTSVPLYSERYQLITAAGNPLSERTQVTWQEVSELPLCLLTPDMQNRRIIDQHLTEVGVEARPTLESNSMIVLFSHIRTGKWSSIMPLNLAETFGFAEPIRAIPIVEPDARHLVGLVAAKREPHTPLVAALLDEAMALADDLRGSR is encoded by the coding sequence ATGATCGACAGGCTGGAATTTTTCATTGCGCTGGCGCGCGAGCAGCATTTTGGGCGCGCGGCTGAAACGCTTGGCGTGACCCAGCCGACGCTCTCTGCCGCCATCAAGCAGCTTGAGGACCAGCTCGGCGTCATGCTCGTGCTGCGCGGCTCCCGCTTTCAGGGCCTGACGCAGGAGGGTGAGCAGGTTCTGGTGTGGGCGCGGCGCATCACCAGCGATACACGAACCATGCGCGAAGAGATGCGTGCTGCAAGGCACGGGCTGTCCGGGCGCATCCGTATTGCCGCGATCCCGACAGCGCTTGCCATGCTGCCCCGGCTGACCACGCCTTTTCGGGAAAAGCACCCGGGGGTCACCTTCTCTATCCTGTCGCGCACTTCCATCGAGGTACTGTCGTTGCTCGGCAACTTCGACATCGATGCCGGCATCACCTATCTCGACAACGAGCCTCTGGGCAGGGTGACCAGCGTGCCGCTTTATTCCGAGCGCTACCAGCTCATCACTGCGGCTGGAAACCCGCTGTCGGAGCGCACGCAGGTGACATGGCAGGAGGTGAGCGAATTGCCTCTGTGCCTGCTGACACCCGACATGCAGAACCGGCGCATCATCGACCAGCATCTGACAGAGGTCGGCGTGGAAGCGCGGCCGACGTTGGAATCGAACTCCATGATCGTTCTGTTCTCCCATATCCGCACCGGCAAATGGTCGTCGATCATGCCTCTAAACCTGGCCGAGACTTTTGGGTTTGCCGAACCGATCCGCGCCATCCCTATCGTGGAGCCCGACGCCCGACACCTCGTCGGGCTGGTGGCAGCCAAGCGTGAGCCACACACACCTCTGGTCGCGGCGCTTCTGGACGAAGCAATGGCGCTGGCGGACGATTTGCGCGGTTCCCGCTGA
- a CDS encoding DUF47 domain-containing protein, translated as MLGWFRALMPREDRFFDLFDEHAQIVLRASKALQKLLAGEGDAATLCQQIMDLENEADAVTAKVMTAVHKSFITPFDRGDIKDLIQSLDDAVDMMRKTVKTIILFEQKDFDPRMQEMGKLIVEAAELTAKAIPLLNKVGTHAEKLQQIAGEVKRVESRSDALHDEGLKDLFQRHRDSDPMAYMIGSEIYGELEKAVDRFEDVANEISGIVVENV; from the coding sequence ATGCTCGGCTGGTTCAGGGCTCTCATGCCGCGAGAGGACCGCTTTTTCGATCTGTTTGACGAACACGCCCAGATCGTGTTGCGCGCCTCGAAGGCGTTGCAGAAGCTGTTGGCAGGCGAGGGCGATGCAGCGACCCTGTGCCAGCAGATCATGGATCTCGAAAACGAAGCCGACGCTGTCACGGCCAAGGTCATGACCGCTGTCCACAAGAGCTTCATTACCCCCTTCGATCGCGGCGACATCAAGGATCTGATTCAGTCGCTGGACGACGCCGTCGACATGATGCGCAAGACGGTCAAGACCATCATCCTGTTCGAGCAGAAGGATTTCGATCCGCGCATGCAGGAGATGGGCAAGCTGATCGTGGAAGCCGCGGAGCTGACGGCCAAAGCCATTCCGCTGCTCAACAAGGTCGGGACACACGCTGAAAAGCTTCAGCAGATCGCCGGCGAGGTCAAGCGCGTCGAAAGCCGCTCCGATGCGCTTCATGATGAAGGTCTGAAAGACCTGTTTCAGCGTCACCGTGACAGTGATCCCATGGCCTATATGATTGGTTCGGAAATTTATGGCGAGTTGGAAAAGGCGGTCGACCGGTTCGAGGACGTCGCCAATGAAATCAGCGGCATTGTGGTCGAAAACGTCTGA